One window of Posidoniimonas polymericola genomic DNA carries:
- a CDS encoding gamma-glutamyltransferase family protein, producing MHSRLPLRLTFVALTLLLSAGPSPCAVGRELVVAKRFAVTSGHPAASFAGLKVLQSGGNVIDAAVTTSMAMGVAAPWGSGLGGKLVMLYREGDTGKIYCVEALNAAPQKLDTETFINLPRSQRRHGYASVCVPGLPAGLELAHRRWGELSWEAVVTPAAELAEAGVNFEPEMQPLFEHKTERLSLNPAAAQMYLCEKQLPALGKKLRFPKLAQTLREVAAHGADAFYRGDVAQRIVKVARSNGSALTLADFEQYRPRVIEPLERRFGDYEIATPPPPTTGGITVLAALGALEQVDWAGRDLRDLESIEQLSRVLNQLYPLVDRGIADHVKSLDAARQLLSTEGIEAIRNEALAVGAAASRVGQSAGDDLEGTLDDTADASTSHLVVADSEGNVACVTQSLSYHFGASVVAADTGVLLNNSMCNFNTRNLDSVNAIAPGKRPRSTIAPVIVMRDNEVRLAFGIPGGQRIASTTALILLDTLRKGHSLSEALIDWRYHLRRPVEPGQPHNQIDLEEGAPEDLRERLAARGWRSAEWRCDGSYFGGGNGVEYLPDGTLAAVADPRRTNDAMGQ from the coding sequence GTTCGCCGGATTAAAGGTGCTGCAGAGCGGCGGCAATGTCATCGACGCCGCGGTCACCACCTCGATGGCGATGGGGGTGGCGGCGCCCTGGGGGTCGGGCCTGGGGGGCAAGCTGGTTATGCTCTACCGCGAGGGCGACACCGGAAAGATTTACTGTGTCGAGGCGCTCAACGCCGCGCCGCAGAAGCTCGACACCGAAACCTTCATCAACCTCCCCAGATCGCAGCGACGCCACGGCTACGCGTCGGTTTGCGTGCCGGGGCTGCCGGCCGGGCTCGAGCTGGCCCACCGTCGTTGGGGCGAACTTTCCTGGGAGGCGGTCGTGACGCCCGCGGCTGAGCTTGCTGAGGCCGGGGTCAACTTCGAACCGGAGATGCAGCCACTCTTTGAGCACAAGACCGAGCGGTTGAGCCTCAACCCTGCGGCCGCGCAGATGTATTTGTGCGAGAAACAGCTTCCGGCGCTGGGCAAGAAGCTGCGATTCCCCAAGCTGGCCCAGACGCTCCGCGAGGTTGCGGCTCACGGGGCCGACGCCTTCTACCGGGGCGATGTCGCCCAGCGGATTGTGAAGGTCGCCCGGTCGAACGGCTCGGCGCTGACGCTGGCGGACTTCGAGCAGTACCGGCCGCGCGTCATCGAGCCGTTGGAGCGGCGTTTTGGCGACTACGAGATCGCCACCCCGCCGCCTCCGACTACGGGCGGGATCACCGTGCTGGCCGCGCTCGGTGCGCTCGAGCAGGTCGATTGGGCCGGCCGCGACCTCCGCGACCTGGAGTCGATCGAGCAGCTCAGCCGGGTGCTGAACCAGCTCTACCCGCTGGTCGACCGCGGCATCGCGGACCACGTAAAGTCGCTCGATGCGGCCCGCCAGTTGTTGTCGACAGAAGGGATCGAGGCGATCCGCAACGAGGCCCTCGCGGTCGGCGCCGCCGCGAGCCGGGTTGGGCAGTCCGCGGGCGACGATCTCGAGGGCACCCTGGACGACACGGCGGACGCCAGCACCTCGCACCTCGTGGTCGCCGACTCCGAGGGCAACGTGGCGTGCGTCACCCAGTCGCTCAGCTACCATTTCGGCGCGAGCGTCGTGGCGGCAGACACCGGCGTGCTCCTCAACAACAGCATGTGCAACTTCAACACCCGCAACCTGGATTCGGTCAACGCGATCGCGCCAGGCAAGCGGCCTCGCAGCACCATCGCGCCGGTGATCGTCATGCGCGACAACGAGGTCCGGCTCGCGTTTGGCATCCCGGGCGGGCAGCGGATTGCGTCGACGACCGCGCTGATCTTGCTCGACACGCTGCGCAAGGGCCACAGCCTGTCCGAAGCCTTGATCGACTGGCGTTACCACCTTCGGCGGCCGGTTGAGCCGGGCCAGCCGCACAACCAAATTGACCTCGAGGAGGGCGCGCCCGAGGACCTGCGGGAGCGGCTTGCCGCGCGTGGCTGGCGGTCCGCGGAGTGGCGATGCGACGGCAGCTACTTCGGCGGCGGGAACGGCGTCGAGTACCTGCCGGACGGGACGCTGGCGGCGGTCGCCGATCCGCGGCGCACGAACGACGCGATGGGACAGTAG